A genomic segment from bacterium encodes:
- a CDS encoding substrate-binding domain-containing protein has translation MKKFFILISLIGLISPISFAKELQGTITLSGAWAIYPTAVAWAEAFKKLNPKVQIDISAGGAGKGAADAIAGLVDIGMVSRDPDPAEIKKGISPVYILHDAVYPVISDKNPALPDLLKKGINKKTWFDIYISGIITKWDDIIGRKIGKSVHVYTRSDACGAASSWAAYIDKKQEDLKGVGIYGDPGLLEAARRDPIGIGYSNFSYVFTREGKVVKGAKLVPVDSNENGIADADEIYNDRESAVKAIRAGRYPATRKNYFFTKGKPKGLVKEFISFALSDEGTKIVDEVGTSLSISKADRGKVLKGLE, from the coding sequence ATGAAAAAATTTTTTATTTTAATAAGCCTTATAGGACTTATAAGTCCTATATCATTTGCGAAGGAATTGCAGGGCACAATAACCCTGTCAGGTGCATGGGCGATTTACCCGACTGCGGTTGCGTGGGCGGAGGCGTTTAAAAAATTAAATCCAAAAGTCCAAATTGATATTTCCGCCGGCGGGGCCGGGAAAGGGGCCGCGGACGCTATCGCGGGCCTGGTTGATATCGGGATGGTATCGCGCGACCCGGATCCCGCGGAAATTAAGAAAGGGATATCACCGGTTTATATTTTGCATGACGCGGTATATCCTGTAATCAGCGATAAAAATCCCGCTCTTCCGGATTTATTGAAAAAGGGAATAAATAAAAAGACATGGTTTGATATTTATATTTCAGGCATAATTACTAAATGGGATGATATAATAGGCAGAAAGATAGGTAAATCCGTCCATGTTTATACCCGTTCCGATGCTTGCGGAGCGGCATCAAGCTGGGCCGCTTATATTGATAAAAAACAGGAAGATTTAAAGGGCGTGGGAATTTACGGCGACCCGGGGCTTCTTGAAGCGGCGAGAAGGGATCCGATTGGGATTGGTTATTCTAATTTTAGCTATGTGTTTACACGAGAGGGGAAAGTGGTCAAAGGTGCGAAACTTGTCCCTGTTGATTCCAATGAAAATGGTATCGCTGACGCTGATGAAATATATAATGACCGTGAAAGCGCGGTTAAAGCCATACGTGCCGGAAGATACCCGGCGACAAGAAAGAATTATTTCTTCACTAAAGGTAAACCAAAGGGATTGGTAAAAGAATTCATAAGTTTCGCTCTTTCGGATGAAGGGACAAAGATCGTGGATGAAGTCGGGACGAGTTTGTCTATATCGAAGGCGGACAGGGGAAAGGTGCTGAAGGGATTAGAATAA